In Sphingobacterium zeae, one genomic interval encodes:
- a CDS encoding 5-methylcytosine restriction system specificity protein McrC, translating to MKISLYEHVRHILYEQKYDSDGNTVGADELSRWSSCIPRVYKNRRGQDYNCYHIIKSKNKVELTADYYVGVDWLIPGEKYIHVAPKLNKYVIEQFSELSNKDSDVDERESDKADEAEELKAEESRIQVNYLRMLLDAMSDPIVAKECTDLIRIEWDDPMICIEQDDDSLTPFLVVQFLQLLRQIVRKGLKKSYYNVRENLNSRVKGKILVGQQVKHNILKNRLAKTYCEYQVFGDDNTENRFFKKVFQFSVAYIGNQSSLFQGNEKLLEGLINYIRPAFEHIGNLEGEDALRQFKYNPFFKEYKEALRIGGFILKRFAYNISQATEKRAVDTPPFWLDMPRLFELYVYQKLLQANGHDTDKIKYQYSTYGNSLDILIKDGENSMIIDAKYKLQYKTHLVHEDIRQIAGYARLNKVRRELGVDDDRNIDCLIIYPDFEEEQEIKIKINGILASSQRINAYKKVYKLGLDILT from the coding sequence ATGAAGATTTCATTATACGAGCACGTCAGGCATATCCTTTATGAGCAGAAATACGATTCCGACGGCAACACCGTCGGCGCGGATGAGCTGTCGAGATGGTCTTCGTGCATACCTCGGGTATACAAAAATAGGCGAGGGCAAGACTATAACTGCTACCATATTATCAAGTCAAAAAATAAAGTTGAACTCACAGCAGATTATTATGTTGGTGTAGACTGGCTTATTCCGGGCGAGAAATATATACATGTTGCTCCCAAGCTAAATAAATATGTTATCGAACAGTTTTCAGAATTGAGCAATAAGGATTCCGATGTTGACGAGCGTGAAAGCGATAAAGCTGATGAGGCAGAGGAATTGAAAGCAGAAGAAAGCAGAATACAGGTCAACTACCTAAGAATGCTTTTGGATGCGATGTCAGATCCTATAGTTGCCAAAGAGTGTACAGACCTGATACGGATCGAATGGGATGACCCTATGATCTGTATTGAGCAGGATGATGACAGCCTGACTCCATTCTTGGTGGTGCAATTTCTGCAACTGCTTAGGCAGATCGTTCGCAAAGGTTTGAAGAAGTCGTATTACAATGTGCGAGAAAACCTTAACAGCCGAGTTAAAGGAAAGATCCTTGTGGGGCAGCAGGTCAAGCATAACATCCTTAAAAATCGATTGGCCAAAACTTATTGTGAGTATCAGGTGTTTGGAGATGATAATACTGAAAACCGCTTTTTTAAAAAGGTTTTTCAGTTTTCTGTAGCCTATATAGGTAATCAAAGTAGTCTTTTCCAAGGTAATGAAAAATTGCTTGAAGGTCTTATTAATTATATCCGCCCGGCGTTCGAACATATAGGCAACCTGGAAGGTGAGGATGCCTTACGTCAATTTAAGTACAACCCATTTTTTAAAGAATATAAGGAAGCATTGCGGATCGGAGGTTTCATTCTTAAGCGCTTTGCCTACAATATTAGTCAAGCGACAGAAAAGCGAGCAGTAGATACTCCACCGTTTTGGCTCGATATGCCAAGGCTATTTGAACTTTATGTTTATCAGAAGCTGTTGCAGGCTAACGGTCATGACACCGATAAGATCAAGTACCAGTATTCTACCTATGGTAATTCACTTGATATTTTAATCAAGGACGGGGAGAATTCCATGATTATTGATGCGAAATATAAACTCCAATACAAAACCCATTTGGTGCACGAAGATATCCGACAGATAGCTGGTTACGCAAGGTTGAATAAAGTTCGGAGGGAGCTGGGGGTAGATGATGACCGAAATATTGATTGTCTGATTATTTATCCTGATTTTGAGGAGGAGCAGGAAATTAAAATTAAGATAAATGGAATTTTAGCCAGTTCACAACGGATTAATGCTTATAAAAAGGTTTATAAGCTCGGCTTGGACATTTTAACATAA